GTTcaaaaaactgaaaactaaGCACCTATTGATGGCTAAAGGGACAATATAAAACTTAGAATTCCGTGTTTAAATGGCCCACTGATTCCCAGAAAAGAGCAATTATATTAGCAACAGTATTAACTAACTCTGTTTAGTTACGTGCATAATAAAtaagacagaaattatttagaTTAGTATCTTTTATTGAACATCTTAACTGtaataaagatgattttttgtctcttctgaCTCACCTAAAGTCTTGCAGACACCTTTGAGGTGGTAAAGAACAAAGAGGGAATGAAgttaaagagaatttaaaaataggTATTGTTTTTATATCTGCACATGCTGGCAACAGAGAAAATCCAGTATGCTACAGCAGagcttgtttattttatttttatggtttaTTTTAGTATCACAGAGAAATGGATGACAGGTTTGAGAAACAACTTTCCCAGCTCTAAGCAGGTCTCAGCCTATTTAGACTCTTTCAGAAAGCccaatttttaaacagaagaaatttgttTAAAGCGCTGCTTCCCACCCTCCTAAATACCAGATTCTAGGGAAACCCAATAAAACCATGGACATGCTGGCAGGtggaggggctgtgcagctgagTGCCAGCCCTcctctggggcagcagggaacTCCTTACCCCCTGTGGCATAGGacctcctctcctccttgtCCTCTGTCAGCTCCCACATGTCGCAGTGCGCCCGCGCCAGGCGCCACAGGAACTCCCGCTGCCCCGCGTACTGCAGGGAACACAAACACCCCACAGCAGGTCAGCAGCAAAGGCTGAGCAGGGCACTCACAGCTCAAGTCATGCAGGGATTCTCCTAAGCCTTAAAATGCCCCAATTCCAAAGGAAGCAAAGTGGAACCACAGCGAGGGCGAGTTTAGAactcagtgctgcagaagagttccctgtgctgggaacgGCAggggcacctccagtgctgtgcccagccctgagcttcTCAAGTCAGAAAGGCagtgagggaggggatggggcatgtccagggaagggaacggagctggggggactcagcctggagaaaagggggctcaggagggactttttccctctccacaactccctgacaggagggggcaTTCAGGGGGaactgggctgtgctcccaAGGAACAAAGggtaggacaagaggaaatggcctcaagttgtgccagagcAGGTTTAGGTTGAacaccaggaggaatttcttcctggaaagggtggtcaggcaatggaaggggctgcccagcgAGGTGGTAGAGTTCCCACCTCTGGAGGCGACTGGATATGGCattcagtgctctgggctgggtgacaaggtggggatcatTTCTGGGTTGGACTTTGAGTGAAGAAACCCCTCCTGACATCCAAGCTGACCCTCCCCCGGTGCTGGAAAATACAACAAGGCACCTATACCGCCAGCTTGTTgttgaggagcagctggaagccctctctcctgtcctgctcaTCCCCGCTGTGCAGACGGTCggcctgctccaggagctgccccagcccctcctccgGCGAGgcctctgggagcagagagctctCATCCTCggggggcagctccagggagtcCCTGTGCACGTTCCTCACGGTGTCACCGCTCTCATCCTtggggggcagctccagggagtcCCTGTGCACCCTCCTCAGGGTGTCACCGCTCTCATCCTtggggggcagctccagggagtcCCTGTGCACCCTCCTCAGGGTGTCACCGCTCTCATCCTCGGGGGGCAGTTCCAGGGAGTCCCTGCGCATGGTCCTGACAGTGTCACAGCTCACTTCATCCTCGCTCTCCCGCTCCGACTCCCGATCGTAGTCGGACTCGGCGTTGGCCGTGGTGTAACTTTGGGGGAAGAAAACATCACCAAAGCAGtttgaggagaggagaggaagagtaTCTTGGCTTATCCCAGAGAAAACTGCACAACCCAAGTGTCTCACACAACCTCATTTCTTGTATCACCCTCAGAAAGCTGAAGGATGTTCCAAGTCagttttgagcaacctggtctctgggaggtgtccctgcccagggcaggggtggcactgaatgagctttaaggtcccttcccacccaaaccattccaggattctagCTGTCCCCACCTCCCCTGCACACCCTGTCAGCTCCTCCTAACCTCAGTGATCCTGTAAAGCTCAGATCAGAGCTcctgaaaatggagaaaattaagGTCTCCCAGCATTAAAGCTGggaattttaaatttgaaatttaaacCAAGGTTACACAGTGGcaccacagcaggagggagTCCACTTACACAGCTGATTCCGTTTCAAACAAGACTATCTGTGCCACTCACTTTCACCTGCAAGCTCTTAACTACAGAACAGGCACAAATCAGCCACTCATTTCAAAATGTGCACCTGAACACAGAGGTTTTGTTGATTTAAGTCAGCAACTGCCCAAGAGAACTTCAGCAGTTCTGGTGGATCTGAGCTCCCTGCACTCTGGGGGCACTGGGTacctccagctgtgcttccctctATCCTGGCTGATTGCTcctcccagggacagccctgtggCCCTGCCTTTTTCTGGGCACACAGATATGTGACCACAGCCCCTATCTGAAGGAGGCAGTGACAGGGCTTTGCCCACACACAGATAACAAGACACGTCTGGCTATCAAAGCTTCCTGAGAACCATCCCTAATTCTCAGGAattcccctctctgctccctcactgcagcctccaACCCTCACCCAGACTTCCAAAACCCCACCATGTTGTCCTGAAATATTCTAAGGTAAGAAATAAAGCATCAGCCTCACAGTGCAAAAGCAAGGATGCCATGCTGGAGATGACACTGAATTAATGGATAATGCACCAACACAAGAGTAGGTGTCTCTGGCATGGCTCTGCCTCAGATTAAAACCctcatttatttacatttcttaaTATTAATGGCATTATTAGCTCTCTAGACCAGCTCACTTCCAGTAATTAAACACAAACTCCTCGAATTCCCTGAGTTCCCCATCCTAACCCCCAACATTTTACTGGCAGCTGCCAAGATTTCAGCCCTTCAGCTCAAAACCCAACCGTGTTTTCTGTCAGACAGCCCCTATGAGACTCTGCCAGTTCAAAAAGGCAAGGAAACCCAAAGTCTTCAGGGAGATTAAGGGATTTAGGTGTTATCAGCCTGTTTTCCTGAGTTTACAATGATGGAAAGCTCTGGAATGCTTTAATATGGCAATCTTGAAGGAAAACAGCCCATGGGAAGATGTGGTGAAGAagcccaaaacccaaacccactcAGGGAAATTAAGCAGCACAACTCCCCTGAAAACGCTTGGGAGATTTTTGGGAATTGTGTCTGAAATTGGAGAAACTGCTCATGCCCATGTGGTTTACAACATAAAGCTGAAATTGGGGGTTCTCTCTTCAGAATTCCACTGAAAGAATTCAGCAAGGAACACCCAGCTGAAATCCTTCTGTCGGCAACagactccttcctcctctctgtgcctgctccaaagcttaaatagttttttccaaaatttacatttcttaCCCTGAAAATGCTACTTTCCAAGCACATTCACATCCCTAGCAGACAACACTGCACACTACAGGCAGCTGATCCTGGCCTGACTGATCTTTTTACACCTCTGTGTAGGACCAAAGTGAGGCATTACCTAAGATTCCAGTTTTAAATCAGGTGAGAGCTGCTAATCCACCAATCCCCACACTGGTCATTACAGCTAATTACAGATGTTAATTAAAAGGTAAGGACTCCACCAATCACCACTGGATTcccaaaaaaattaatgaggTTTTGCAGAGTAATACACCCCTGTCCCCTCAGGAGGTGCCTTTTCTGTAACTCTGAACTCTTGGCCTCTGTCACAACTCACAAATTTCTATGATCTGAGGACAGCCAGGCCTGGGATGTGTGGCCAAAATCCCCTTTTCCAGCAGGTTTACACAAATCATTGTCCCCCTGGTGACTCAGTGCATCTGCTGTTACTCAATCACCCAAGCCCTGCCTTCAGCACCAACTCCACAGTTCTAAAATCTGTTCTGCAGCCTCCTTACCTATTACACCACCATGAATCACTCCCTCCCTAATTTCCCTCCCATCCACACACCCACTTGAGCTGAATGAAGCTCTATAACCCCAATGATATCACCCTCACCAGCTCCAGTTATTAGAGAAAAACATGAGCTTAGGGCAGCCCCAAATCCCTGTCCTTTGTCCTGGGAGGACAAATCCCTCCTGAAATgccagctggcaccagccccaGATCATATGGCTGCCCAAATTCCCCCACTGCTCTAAAACTGAAATGCTCCCACTGCTCTAAAATCCCTCTTTAAATGGCATTtcatcccagctgctctgggaaaatgTATATAGCAGCACCAGCTGTTTTGGGACACACTTCCATACCCCAAAAGCTACAGAAGTGGTCAGACTCAGGCACAAAGGAGCAGCATTTCCTCAGAAAATCAGCAGTCACAGGTGCAGGAGAACTTGTTACCTGTCTAACTATATAACCTGCAGCTATACTGGCATTTTTAATGATGTTCTTACACCACACAGAACtttctgtcctgtgcagggccaggagttggacgATCCTCCTGGGTGCCTTCCACCTCAGGATATTCGCTGATCCAACGATTtgattaatataatataatataatataatataatataatataatataatataatataatataatataatataatataatataatataatataatataatataatataatataatataatataatataatataatataatataatataatataatataatataatatataatatatattgtCTGGAAATTTGATTTCCAAACACTCTCACTCCATTGCCAGGCTGGACTCATacttctcttccttctgcaaGGTTCCTTAATCAAATTGTTTCTTTAAAAcccctcatttttttcccttctcttaaAGGATGATTTCAGATCTCTCAGTCTGCCCCTGGCAGTAACACACTTATTacaacaaaagcaaattaaaacagGCTGTAGGGGAAGAAAATTCCCTTCTTTATGTTCTAAACTGCTCAGATGTGGCACCAAATCCCCTAAAACAtctgtcccagtgccctgctTACCCCCCTTCACTCTCTCCATCATCTGTGTTGGGATTCCTTGAGCTGGTGGTGAAATAAATGGAGCTGGAGCCTGTGGAGTCACTTCTCTCCCTGGAGAAGGGGAACTTCCTCCGGCGAGCCACACGCTGGGTTTCTTCCAGGTGGgtcctgcagggagagaaaaaggaagagaaataaatatttggtaGTGAAATATCTGCTattccccttctcctctccagcagacTCCACACAATTCCCTTCCTAGGCAAAAAATTCACGAGGTGGTTCACTCCTGTTTATACAAACTCAAATGGAGCTAACGTTGTATtctgtataatatatatataaatattaatatatataatatatattatagatTATATTATACTCCATATTATATATAAcgatatattatatattatactatatataatatatattatacaatATAATGCATtctaaattatatattatataatatacaattatatatgatatatataatgtatcatatataattaaaattatatatatcaTAATAGAATGTATTATTGTATTTTGTAttaacaaattattattattataacaATATATATACATTGTATTGTATATAACATACAATGTATAttatatatcttatatatcttatattttatataatatataatgcattatttatacaaaatatattacatttataatatatatgtaatatatatattatatattatatattatatattatataatatataaagtATATTGTATAATATAGAATCTATggttatataatatatattatacatataatTATATAACATACactatataatataatgtatctaatataatatatctGGAGGCAAAGCAAATCCTCCTCCATGGACAACCTATGGACAACCCTTAGAGAACCCATAGATGTGATGTCCATCCAGCCCCTGCAACAGGAACTGGAGTGACAGAATGCGTTCAGACTGGAAGAGGGGGAAATGTAGGTTAGATTTAGGGAATGGATCTTTCCCTGTGAGAGTGATGCAGCACAGGAATGgatttcccagggaagctgcgGCTGTCCCATCTcttggaagtgtcccaggccaggctggacggggcttggagcagccggggctagaggaaggtgtccctgcccacggtgggtgggctctgaggtgcctcccagcacaggcattcccagctgcaggcgTGCTGTGGCTGtttcccagcagagaggggcagtACCTGACTTCCCCCACGATCTCCACCGCCAGGTCCTGCAGGCTGTTCCGCAGATCCTCCACCTCCTTCCTCAGCTCGGCCACGTTCCTCACCACGAAGTCCAGGCgatccagcacctccagctgctcgtcctgcctcagcagcaggggGCTGGGCACGGCTCCATCGGCTCCATCCCCTGCCGGGAGCAGCGCCCCGGGCAcggcctcacctgcagcacagcacagcacaaggcGGGTCACATCCCACGGGAAAGGATTCCAGGGGAGataaacagctctgctggcagggaacAGGGGGTTTGGTGTTGATAGGGACACTCAGGGGATCAGAGgggtgcagcagctctgctgcagggaaaggctgggagagctgggattgctcagcctggaaaagtgAAGGCTCTGCGCTGACCCAActgccccttccagtgcctgaaggagtctgaaggaaaaatggaaaagagactCTTTGCAatggcctggagtgacaggacaaaggggaataACTCCTAGCTAGAAAACAGGAGATTTAGAAGGGATATTggaaggaatccttccctgtgagggtgctgaggccctggcacagcttgcccagagcagctgtggctgccccatccctgaagtgtccaaggccaggctggctggggcttggagcagcttgggATAGTGGGAAGTGTCCTTGTCCAAGGCAGGGGGTAGGACTGGATGggctctaaggtcccttcccacccaaaccattgCAGGATTCCATTATTCTGTGATCACTGTGAAAACACggtttcattttctgttcccGAAGTTTTGCACAGACGTGGATGAAACCCAGCAAGTTCAGGGTTCCGAACCAGCACTCCTAAAAACCCAACACCCCAAACCTCACTTCCCCCTATTCCAGCCCCACTCCCCACtattccagccctgctcccccatcctatcccatcccattccctgcaTTCAATCCCTATTCTCCCTTATTCCAGCCCCATTCTTCCTTTTCCAACCCCATTTCCCGCAGTACAACCCCGCTCCCCTATTTCAACCCCATCCTTCCAACTCTAATTGCGTCTTCCCCCACTCTTCCTATTCCAACCCCACTCGTCTCTATTCCAACCCCATTCCACTTCCTCCATTCCAGCTCCGTGCCTCCCTATCCCATGTGCCCAGTTCCAGCCCCATTCCTCTCTATTCCAACCCCATTCCCGCATCCCGACCCGGCTTCCCGCCGCTCCATCCTGCTCGTACCGGGGTGCGGCTGCTCCACCGCCTCCTTGGAGCGGCGGCGCATGACCCAGAGCACGCCGAGGCAGAAGCCGGCGCCCGCCGCCAGCCCCAGCGCCATCCCTAGccggggcccggcccgggccGGCTCCGCCACCGGCACCGCCATGGCCGCTCCGGCCGCGCGGCACCGCCCGCGGCGCGGCGCGGTGACGTCACCGAGACGCGACCACGGGGAGGGAAGAGGGTGGTGTAGGGGCGCGTGACGTCATCGGGGCGCGGAGCGGCGAGGCCACGCCCCACGGTGGCGCGCGCCTGCGGCGACCCCCGGGCGTGGACGGGGACGCGAACCCGGCCCCGAGCTGGGCCGCCCTCCGCGGGGGTCACTGCGGGCCCACAGGCCCCCAACCCGCGGAACGTCCCGGGAAAAACCCCCCCAAGGCCGCCGGCTGCCACCTGCTGCCACCGCGGCAGCTGTCCCGCCGAGGTGGCAACACCTCGGCCCGGGGGTGCAGGCGACAGGCCAGGAGTGCAGGGGACAGGCCCACGCTCTGTGGGTGCTCCCACATGTGGGAGGGAACGGCGCTGGGTTTGGGGTTCAGCTTCCAGCAGTGAGGGACAAAAGTGCCCCAAAAAATGAGAATTTGGGGTGCCCAAATCTGGGGGGCTCAGCGTGACAGGGTTATTGtagggagggagctgggcacgGGGCTGGCTGTGGGATTGTGGGCCCAGAGCCAGCGGGTTTTGGGATGAGATAATGGATTTTAGGTGGACTAGGCCAAGGAGATGGGAATGGTCAAACAGTCATCCCAAGCATTTGGGGTTGGAATTCTTCATTCTACAGGAAATGTGGTGTGTGCTTCCATTCCTGGTGGGATCCCTCAGGAAGAACTTCCTTACCCCAGAATCACTAAAACTAGAAATAGCTTTTTCTGGAAGAGCCAAAGGATTCCTCAGGGATAGGTCCCAGCCAGGAGTGGGAAAACCAAGCCCTTtgtgtgctccctgctccttgtgGGGTTTGGGTGACAGCAGGACTTGGGCAGAGCCAAAGTGCCTTCTGCTTCACTTTATCTGAATTATTGGGAGCAATTCTGAGCCAGCCCAGTGCAAGGAGAGCTGGGGgcagccagctcagagccagaggGTGATAAGGTGCTTTGGGATGATGGTTGAGATCTGGCTGCCTCCCAGATTTCGGTATCTCCTCAAGAAATTCAATATTAAAATGTTATGTATAGCTCTTCTctcatttcctctctttctccttcctattttttccccaggtaAGAGCCACATAAGAGTcagacccagagctgggcaggctgcCAGAACCCTGGCTagttttcctttaatttctggAAAGATCTGGATTTCATATCCATGTCATTGCCTGCTTAACCACAGAGCACACGTGCCCAGCAGAGGTCCAGAGGGATCATGGATTATGGGAATTCTGTCAAAACCCAACCCAGCTGGGTGAAATGTGCCCTTGGTTCATTGGGCAACAGGTTTGCACTGGGACAGGAGAGCAGTGAGTAAACATCCCAGCTGTTCCAGGACTTGGGGAAGAGGCTCTGCTGCGGATGGGAGTGATGAAAACAAGCTGATGTTTAACCCGTGGGGGGAGGTATCCCATCGGGAACTCCTAGTGGACATACTGGGATTTGTGGGATGTGCTTTAGGAAGAGGAGACCAACAGCCTCTCAGGTTTCTTGTATGTCACCAAACCCAGGCAATGGGTCAGTGACAATGTCAATAATAACAATTACCACCACCAACAACAATAATTATAATAACAGCAgcaattaataattaataacaCATCAATAATGGATATGCAGTGCCTCTGCCTGTCCCAGTCTCAGGAAATGGAACTTCTCCAGTTATGAATGAATTTAAatcccctgtgttctcagatAATAACAgtagaaaaagagattttccccaaaaaatGTTGGTAATGCTGAACATTGTGCTTCAGGGGATTGTTTGGTCAGACTGTGGGGTGGGAGTGGGAATGCTCTGCAGGGCCcacctgcctggctcctgctccaccATCTCCCAGTCTTCACCTCCCTGCTGTTATTTCCTGGTTCTTTATCTCCCGGCTATTAATTTCCGTTCTCTTCTCTGGTCTCCCTTATCCATCATCTCCCTGTCCATCATCTCCTGGTTCATTGCCTCCTCCCTCATCATCTCCTGTCCTCCACGTCCCTGCTCCTCATCTCCCActccatcctctccctgctcctcatctCCCActccatcctctccctgctcctcatcccctgctccatcctctccctgctcctcacctcctgtcccctcctgctccatcaCCTTCCAACCCTTCAGCTCCTGCCCGTCCCTTGTTGGGACTGCAGCGCCAAGATCCCGAAGGATCCATCGGAGTCCCCCGGGTGCCTCCCGCCCCCCCAAGCTCCCCCGAGCCTTTTCTCCCCCGCCGCCCGGGGGCGGTGGTGGCGGGGCGGGaccgggggcggccccgggcaGGTCCACCTggagcggcggcgggagcggcggagCGGAGATGCCGTACCTGCTCATTAGCACCCAAATCCGCCTGGTGAGTCCCGGCGGGACCCCCGGGGGTGGGGAATTCCGGGGGGCCGGCAGGGACCGAC
This sequence is a window from Serinus canaria isolate serCan28SL12 chromosome 5, serCan2020, whole genome shotgun sequence. Protein-coding genes within it:
- the RMDN3 gene encoding regulator of microtubule dynamics protein 3, which produces MAVPVAEPARAGPRLGMALGLAAGAGFCLGVLWVMRRRSKEAVEQPHPGEAVPGALLPAGDGADGAVPSPLLLRQDEQLEVLDRLDFVVRNVAELRKEVEDLRNSLQDLAVEIVGEVRTHLEETQRVARRRKFPFSRERSDSTGSSSIYFTTSSRNPNTDDGESEGGYTTANAESDYDRESERESEDEVSCDTVRTMRRDSLELPPEDESGDTLRRVHRDSLELPPKDESGDTLRRVHRDSLELPPKDESGDTVRNVHRDSLELPPEDESSLLPEASPEEGLGQLLEQADRLHSGDEQDRREGFQLLLNNKLAYAGQREFLWRLARAHCDMWELTEDKEERRSYATGGKEELELALQNWDQSAECHQWFAILCGQVSEQESIPKRIQAGYVFKEHIDKAIALKPQDPQLYYLLGRWCYQVAHLGWLEKRTVSALFEPPLTATVQDALQNFLRVEELSPGFSKAGRVYIAKCYRDLGNASAAVLWMDLAAELPGYTKEDAESEKELEEMRSVCKE